From the genome of Desulfovibrio intestinalis:
CCTCGACGAATTGCTTTTTAAAATTGAAGATGCCGCAACTCAGTGCCGTCTTGAGGCGGAACAGGGCAGTGGAAATAATCCGTCTTAATGGACGCAGACAGGAACGTTGTATGAGCATGTGGAAAAAAACAGGCACGGTGGCCCTGATGGGGCTTATGGCTTTTGGTGGTTTTTTTGCAGAACCGGCCCGTCAGGCAGAAGCCGCCCCTGTGCAGGTTACTGACGAAAACTTGGCCCAGATGCTGGAAAAGTTATTTAAAGAACGTCCCGATCTGGTGTTGGACGTGTTGCGCAACAATAGCGAAGCTGTGCTGGATATTGCCCAGCAGGGCTCCAACATGCGCCGCCAGCGCAGCCTTGAAGCGCAGTGGAGCCAGGAAATGAAGACCCCCAAGAGCGTGAAGCTTGAAGGGCGTCCTGTGCTCGGCTCCAAGAACGCCAAGGTTCGCATCGTGGCCTTTTCTGACTTTACCTGCCATTTTTGTCAGCAGGCCTCTGGCACCGTGAGCGGTCTTCTTAAGGAATACGGCAAGGACGTGAGCCTTATGTTCAAAAACCTGCCCCTGGATGACAAGGGCCCGGCCAGCATCGCTTCAAAATACTTCCTCGGCATTGCGCAGCAAAGCGAAGAAAAAGCCTGGAAGTTTCATGACGCCCTGTTTGCTGACCGCAATAAGCTTGTGACCGATGGCGAAGCGTTTTTGAAGACAACCGCTCAGGATCTGGGTGTGGACATGAAGCGCCTTGCCAAGGACGTGCACAGCAAAAAGGTTTCGGACATTATGGCCGAAGATCAGCAAGACGCCCAAAAACTGGGAGTAGAGGGAACGCCGTACTTCCTCGTTAACGATCTTGTGGTTCGGGGCGCTCTGCCGCCTGACCTCTTCAAGAAGGCCATTGATATGGCCAAAGCCAAGGCTGACGGCAGCTCCGCAAAATAGATGCTGCAATCGTGAATGTTCAAAGGCTCCATACGACGCGTGTGGAGCCTTTGTTGTTTTTAAATTAGCTTGCAAGAAGCAGGCACGGCTCTTAGAGAATATTTGGGGGCTGAATACGAAACAGGTTCGACGAGAGCGTGCAGTCCGTCAAAGGGATGAATACGCGCGTTCCTGAATATTCACTCTCAAGAATACTTGGACTTCTAGAGCAGATTAACTTTGAAATGCATTACATTTCAAAGTTGTCATTCTGCCGAAAAATGCGATTTTGGCAGAATCCACGCCGCGTTGCGGCGCGCTGCACGCTTGTGCAGCGTTAGAGCATTTAGATCTTTTCAAAGTTAAAATGCCCTAAGTAGCGGGCTTCTGAATATTCGCACTCTTGAGTGCGAGTACTACGGCGAAGGCGAGTTACTGTTGCCAAGTCTACGCGCCCAGCTAAATACGCAGCAATGCCTTGCGCCGTCACGGCAAGGCTTCGTGCAAGAGGATGCACAATCATGAAAATACTGCCAGCCACGCTTGATGATTTGCCAGAAATACTAGCCCTGCAAAAAGAAGCTTTTGAAAGCGAAGCCAGGTTAGTGGGCAATTATCAAATACCGCCTTTAACGCAAACGCTTGCGGAACTCGAGAGCGAATTTCCTTCTCTTGTCATGCTCAAGGCCGTGGATGTAAACGGCAACATTGTTGGTTCAGTGCGGGCCAAGATAGAAGACGGCACCGCCTGCGTTGGGCGGCTTATGGTAGCGCCAGGGCAGCAGGGGAGGGGCATTGGCAGAACGTTGCTTGCAGCTATCGAAGAAGCCTGCGCGCAAGAACGCTATGAGCTGTTCACCAGCGCCAAGAGCAAGCGCAATGTGGCTTTGTACGAGAAAGCAGGCTACCGCTGCTTCAAAGAAAAGGAGTTTATGCCCAACGTGTTACTTGTCTGGCTGGAAAAGAAAGGGCAGGCGAGGTGCTGAAAAAGCGGGGTGGTTTTTGCGGAATTGGCTTTGCATCGTTGGGGGTAAGGCAAAGTGCAAAAAGGGCAGCGTCAGCTCTCTGAGCCCATTGCTGCGCTTTTGCTGCGGATCATACGTCCCATCCACTGCCGCAATTGCTCAAGGTCAGCTTGCTGCGTTTTTTCTGACGAATGCAGCAAAAGGCGCAATGTATCAAGTTCTTGCCGAAGATCGGCGTTTTCTTCAGCCATATTGGCGGCAGGCTGCCCTGCGGTGACAGGCAAGCGCTCCACAACCATATGCAGCAATTGCGCAATTCCTTCCAGCGCTGTGGTTTGCCGTTCCATCAACTGCAATGCTGCTGAGGGAAAAACATCCTGAACCGGAGCCTGCATGGTCTGAATCGGCTGACTGTCGGCCAGAGTAAGCGCGTTACGCGGAAAGCGCGCCAGCAGGGAATCCTCCACAGCGGCAGCGGTGCGGGATTTTTGCATCTGCTCCAGTATGGCAGCAATCACGTCCAGAGTTTCGCGGCGGTAACGGCGTCTTCTGCCGTCGCCAACACTGGGAATAAAGGGGGCAAAGCGTTTGCAGTAATAACGCGTTGTAGACTCAGGCAGGGAAAAATGACGGGATATGTCCGCAATGCTTAACAGGCTTTCGCTAATGACTGTTTTGCGCGCCATGTGTCCTCCCGGCGGGCAGCGTGAAGACCGAAATATGTTGCGTAATTGCCTGGCAGATTTGTCAGGGAGTAAACCGGGCCAGAAGAAAGCAGACTGTGCCGCAACAAGGACGTTACGCTGCGTATTTTCTCAGGGGTTACTTTAAAACAGCAACAATGGCAAGCAAGGGAAGAAAATTCACCAGTATGAAAAAACCAAAAATCGCAAGCTGCCTGCTCAATGCGGCTTGCTGCCGCCCTTTGGCAAAAAGGCAGGGCATAGCCTCAACATGTCAGGTTGTGAATCGTTATGCTGTGTTTGCAGCTTGCTATACTGAGAATGTATTGCGATTGTATTGAAACGGGGGCCGATTTAAACGTAAAAAAAGCCGCAAAACCATGACGGCAATGCGGCTTAAAAGCTGTCAAAAAATGATTAGGGAACTACCCGCCGAACAGCAATGAGCTTGCTGCGCCAGTAGGGGATGGTCATGCTTTCCATACGAACCTTTTCCCCTCTACGCGGACTGTGTATGAAGCTGTCACCCCCGGCGTATATGCCAGTGTGCAGGCCGCGGGGGCTTGATCCGGTGCGAAACACCACAATATCACCAGGGCGGGCCTGGTTTTTGGGGACTGAACGGCCAGCGCTGGCCTGGTCGACCGTAATGCGCGGCACCTTGTAGCCATTTTGTTTGTAAACCCACCATATGAGGCCAGAGCAGTCAAAGCCCTTCTGTGGCGAAGCACCGCCAGAGCGATACTTTTTGCCCATCTGGGCATAGGCCGTGCGCACTACCTTATGGGCGCCCTCGGGCGTGGGGCCGGAGTCCACCGGGCGTTGCATCCCGCAACCAGTAAGCAGAAAAAAGCCAATCAAGGCCAAGGCAGCCCAAGGGCTTATATGTGGTATCGTCCGTTTATCCATGTCAGGCCTCATACACATAATTTGCTGTCACTACGCGCAGATCTTTGTGTACTCACCAGTTTTCAGTAACCAGCCGGGAAAATTCCTACCATTATGCATGGATACAAGCACAATGTGTGCCAACCATTTGGAATGTTTTAAAAAGGCTGAAAAATCAGCTAGTAGAAATTGTTTAGAAAAATTACGTAGCTATGAACAAATACGGATATGGCAAAAGTGACTGAATT
Proteins encoded in this window:
- a CDS encoding DsbA family protein, coding for MSMWKKTGTVALMGLMAFGGFFAEPARQAEAAPVQVTDENLAQMLEKLFKERPDLVLDVLRNNSEAVLDIAQQGSNMRRQRSLEAQWSQEMKTPKSVKLEGRPVLGSKNAKVRIVAFSDFTCHFCQQASGTVSGLLKEYGKDVSLMFKNLPLDDKGPASIASKYFLGIAQQSEEKAWKFHDALFADRNKLVTDGEAFLKTTAQDLGVDMKRLAKDVHSKKVSDIMAEDQQDAQKLGVEGTPYFLVNDLVVRGALPPDLFKKAIDMAKAKADGSSAK
- a CDS encoding GNAT family N-acetyltransferase, encoding MKILPATLDDLPEILALQKEAFESEARLVGNYQIPPLTQTLAELESEFPSLVMLKAVDVNGNIVGSVRAKIEDGTACVGRLMVAPGQQGRGIGRTLLAAIEEACAQERYELFTSAKSKRNVALYEKAGYRCFKEKEFMPNVLLVWLEKKGQARC
- a CDS encoding MerR family transcriptional regulator, with protein sequence MARKTVISESLLSIADISRHFSLPESTTRYYCKRFAPFIPSVGDGRRRRYRRETLDVIAAILEQMQKSRTAAAVEDSLLARFPRNALTLADSQPIQTMQAPVQDVFPSAALQLMERQTTALEGIAQLLHMVVERLPVTAGQPAANMAEENADLRQELDTLRLLLHSSEKTQQADLEQLRQWMGRMIRSKSAAMGSES
- a CDS encoding C40 family peptidase, producing MDKRTIPHISPWAALALIGFFLLTGCGMQRPVDSGPTPEGAHKVVRTAYAQMGKKYRSGGASPQKGFDCSGLIWWVYKQNGYKVPRITVDQASAGRSVPKNQARPGDIVVFRTGSSPRGLHTGIYAGGDSFIHSPRRGEKVRMESMTIPYWRSKLIAVRRVVP